The following proteins are encoded in a genomic region of Grus americana isolate bGruAme1 chromosome 5, bGruAme1.mat, whole genome shotgun sequence:
- the LOC129207178 gene encoding membrane-spanning 4-domains subfamily A member 12-like isoform X1: MPGMGSLRLGSRAVMYTAETLPKGKNRVMGTIQIMTGFMHIGFGIVLTTLTNVYTSVFIIGEIPFLGGVSFIISGCLSIGAEKSPTECAVKGSQTMNIISAIFALLGIVAFIVDLNLNGLYRSGFDYYSYLVLLAGNGISIVLLIFTILEFCIAVATASFWCRATRLSPNEAMLIVPSTTQVDLAVPLADLPQPPSYTELATPEV, from the exons ATGCCGGGGATGGGGAGCCTGCGGCTGGGCAGCCGCGCCGTGATGTACACGGCCGAGACCCTGCCCAAGGGCAAGAACCGAGTGATGGGG ACCATTCAGATCATGACCGGTTTCATGCACATCGGCTTCGGGATCGTCCTGACCACGCTCACCAACGTCTACACCTCCGTCTTCATCATCGGCGAGATCCCCTTCCTGGGCGGCGTGTCT TTCATCATCTCAGGCTGCCTCTCCATCGGGGCGGAGAAGAGCCCCACGGAGTGTGCG GTGAAGGGCAGCCAGACCATGAACATCATCAGCGCCATCTTTGCGCTGCTGGGCATCGTTGCCTTCATCGTAGACCTCAACCTGAACGGGCTCTACCGCTCCGGCTTCGACTACTACAGCTATCTCGTCCTG CTCGCAGGGAACGGGATTTCCATCGTGCTGCTCATCTTCACCATCCTGGAGTTCTGCATCGCCGTGGCCACCGCCAGCTTCTGGTGCCGGGCCACCCGCCTCAGCCCCAACGAG gccaTGCTGATCGTGCCCAGCACCACGCAGGTGGACCTGGCGGTGCCGCTGGCTGACCTGCCGCAGCCGCCCAGCTACACCGAG CTGGCCACCCCCGAAGTCTAG
- the LOC129207178 gene encoding membrane-spanning 4-domains subfamily A member 12-like isoform X4 — protein MPGMGSLRLGSRAVMYTAETLPKGKNRVMGTIQIMTGFMHIGFGIVLTTLTNVYTSVFIIGEIPFLGGVSFIISGCLSIGAEKSPTECAVKGSQTMNIISAIFALLGIVAFIVDLNLNGLYRSGFDYYSYLVLLAGNGISIVLLIFTILEFCIAVATASFWCRATRLSPNEAMLIVPSTTQVDLAVPLADLPQPPSYTEVIYDPKEQPS, from the exons ATGCCGGGGATGGGGAGCCTGCGGCTGGGCAGCCGCGCCGTGATGTACACGGCCGAGACCCTGCCCAAGGGCAAGAACCGAGTGATGGGG ACCATTCAGATCATGACCGGTTTCATGCACATCGGCTTCGGGATCGTCCTGACCACGCTCACCAACGTCTACACCTCCGTCTTCATCATCGGCGAGATCCCCTTCCTGGGCGGCGTGTCT TTCATCATCTCAGGCTGCCTCTCCATCGGGGCGGAGAAGAGCCCCACGGAGTGTGCG GTGAAGGGCAGCCAGACCATGAACATCATCAGCGCCATCTTTGCGCTGCTGGGCATCGTTGCCTTCATCGTAGACCTCAACCTGAACGGGCTCTACCGCTCCGGCTTCGACTACTACAGCTATCTCGTCCTG CTCGCAGGGAACGGGATTTCCATCGTGCTGCTCATCTTCACCATCCTGGAGTTCTGCATCGCCGTGGCCACCGCCAGCTTCTGGTGCCGGGCCACCCGCCTCAGCCCCAACGAG gccaTGCTGATCGTGCCCAGCACCACGCAGGTGGACCTGGCGGTGCCGCTGGCTGACCTGCCGCAGCCGCCCAGCTACACCGAGGTGATCTACGACCCCAAAGAACAGCCCAGCTAG
- the LOC129207178 gene encoding membrane-spanning 4-domains subfamily A member 12-like isoform X3, translating to MPGMGSLRLGSRAVMYTAETLPKGKNRVMGFIISGCLSIGAEKSPTECAVKGSQTMNIISAIFALLGIVAFIVDLNLNGLYRSGFDYYSYLVLLAGNGISIVLLIFTILEFCIAVATASFWCRATRLSPNEAMLIVPSTTQVDLAVPLADLPQPPSYTEVIYDPKEQPS from the exons ATGCCGGGGATGGGGAGCCTGCGGCTGGGCAGCCGCGCCGTGATGTACACGGCCGAGACCCTGCCCAAGGGCAAGAACCGAGTGATGGGG TTCATCATCTCAGGCTGCCTCTCCATCGGGGCGGAGAAGAGCCCCACGGAGTGTGCG GTGAAGGGCAGCCAGACCATGAACATCATCAGCGCCATCTTTGCGCTGCTGGGCATCGTTGCCTTCATCGTAGACCTCAACCTGAACGGGCTCTACCGCTCCGGCTTCGACTACTACAGCTATCTCGTCCTG CTCGCAGGGAACGGGATTTCCATCGTGCTGCTCATCTTCACCATCCTGGAGTTCTGCATCGCCGTGGCCACCGCCAGCTTCTGGTGCCGGGCCACCCGCCTCAGCCCCAACGAG gccaTGCTGATCGTGCCCAGCACCACGCAGGTGGACCTGGCGGTGCCGCTGGCTGACCTGCCGCAGCCGCCCAGCTACACCGAGGTGATCTACGACCCCAAAGAACAGCCCAGCTAG
- the LOC129207178 gene encoding membrane-spanning 4-domains subfamily A member 12-like isoform X2 gives MPGMGSLRLGSRAVMYTAETLPKGKNRVMGTIQIMTGFMHIGFGIVLTTLTNVYTSVFIIGEIPFLGGVSFIISGCLSIGAEKSPTECAVKGSQTMNIISAIFALLGIVAFIVDLNLNGLYRSGFDYYSYLVLGTGFPSCCSSSPSWSSASPWPPPASGAGPPASAPTRPC, from the exons ATGCCGGGGATGGGGAGCCTGCGGCTGGGCAGCCGCGCCGTGATGTACACGGCCGAGACCCTGCCCAAGGGCAAGAACCGAGTGATGGGG ACCATTCAGATCATGACCGGTTTCATGCACATCGGCTTCGGGATCGTCCTGACCACGCTCACCAACGTCTACACCTCCGTCTTCATCATCGGCGAGATCCCCTTCCTGGGCGGCGTGTCT TTCATCATCTCAGGCTGCCTCTCCATCGGGGCGGAGAAGAGCCCCACGGAGTGTGCG GTGAAGGGCAGCCAGACCATGAACATCATCAGCGCCATCTTTGCGCTGCTGGGCATCGTTGCCTTCATCGTAGACCTCAACCTGAACGGGCTCTACCGCTCCGGCTTCGACTACTACAGCTATCTCGTCCTG GGAACGGGATTTCCATCGTGCTGCTCATCTTCACCATCCTGGAGTTCTGCATCGCCGTGGCCACCGCCAGCTTCTGGTGCCGGGCCACCCGCCTCAGCCCCAACGAG gccaTGCTGA
- the CBLIF gene encoding cobalamin binding intrinsic factor, whose translation MMLGVAFSIGVLLALAGSTAAHDCVAPQKLVSKLVQRLEDSVQENELPNPSVLLAMNLAGATASNARKWLLQQIQEEAVKRAQKDMTSGEAALYVLALLSSCQDPQRVEALGQTVDLVHVLQQKTDEEMASLEAEGVPKTTLYSVSLDALGLCLAGVGGYQGASVVLAKQMLSPESHLSVDTRAVAVMALACTYSQTDLHDVRDLLREALSTVTNGFLDEQEKGHGMIGNIYSMGLALQALGATSKFYAPREWDCAQAFSVVYGHNYQQPMAIAQVLPALVGKSYLEAAGLDCAANTGTSQSLQLPLTPELGTTGVHRGMAAAAQSHDGPRGTVPGTHAAVLAAPITVSYSIINKLQGSHFDYTISVSVPGGSTLLKVLQVAEKEKPNIFSFQTEQTSWGPMVISIHGLAANSDDRTYWQFLSSGDALQEGVGTYKPQDGEHIQAVFSTY comes from the exons ATGATGCTCGGCGTGGCTTTCAGCATCGGGGTCCTGCTGGCCCTGGCGGGCAGCACAGCCGCGCACGACTGCG TTGCCCCGCAAAAACTGGTCTCCAAATTGGTGCAACGCCTGGAGGATTCCGTGCAGGAGAATGAGCTGCCGAACCCCAGCGTCCTGCTGGCCATGAACTTGGCCGGGGCCACCGCCAGCAACGCCCGCAAGTGGCTGCTCCAGCAGATACAGGAGGAGGCCGTGAAGAGAGCCCAGAAAG ACATGACCTCGGGAGAGGCGGCTCTCTACGTGCTcgccctcctctcctcctgccaggACCCGCAGCGTGTCGAGGCGCTGGGGCAGACCGTCGACCTGGTCCACGTCCTGCAGCAAAAAACAGACGAGGAGATGGCCAGCCTGG aggcagaaggCGTCCCGAAGACCACCCTGTACAGCGTGAGCCTGGACGCCCTGGGCCTGTGCCTGGCGGGGGTAGGTGGCTACCAAGGAGCGTCCGTGGTCCTGGCCAAGCAGATGCTGAGCCCCGAGAGTCACCTCTCCGTGG ACACCCGTGCTGTGGCGGTGATGGCGCTGGCGTGCACGTACAGCCAGACGGATCTCCACGACGTGCGGGACCTGCTCCGGGAAGCACTGTCGACGGTGACCAACGGCTTCCTGGATGAGCAGGAGAAGGGGCACGGCATGATCGGGAACATCTACAGCATGGGGCTGGCCCTGCAG GCGCTGGGGGCCACGAGCAAGTTTTACGCCCCACGGGAGTGGGACTGTGCCCAGGCCTTCTCCGTGGTGTACGGCCACAACTACCAGCAGCCCATGGCCATCGCCCAGGTCCTGCCGGCCCTCGTGGGCAAGTCGTACCTGGAAGCGGCTGGCCTGGACTGCGCCGCCAACACCGGCACATCCCAGAGCCTGCAGTTGCCCctgaccccagagctgggtaCAACCGGGGTTCACAGAGGTATGGCTGCTGCCGCCCAGAGCCACGACGGTCCCCGTGGCACTGTGCCGGGCACCCACGCCGCCGTCCTGGCAGCACCCATCACAGTGTCCTACTCCATCATCAACAAGCTGCAGGGAAGCCACTTTGACTACACCATCTCGGTGAGCGTCCCGGGCGGCTCCACGCTGCTCAAGGTGCTGCAGGTGGCGGAGAAGGAGAAACCCAACATCTTTAG CTTCCAGACGGAGCAGACATCCTGGGGCCCCATGGTGATCTCCATCCACGGGCTGGCCGCCAACTCGGATGACAGGACCTACTGGCAGTTCCTCAGCAGCGGGGATGCCCTCCAGGAAG GGGTCGGGACCTACAAGCCGCAGGACGGGGAGCACATCCAGGCCGTCTTCAGCACCTACTGA
- the MRPL16 gene encoding 39S ribosomal protein L16, mitochondrial, with the protein MWRWRLPRPLPAGGGPGGVTVPRAGLKKYVLPPDYSGIVFPERTKLKFMDKVPAVPKVRREPRQLRDIRGPSREATDFTQGQYGILALGGGYLHWGHFEMIRLTIGRGMNPKTMFAIWRVPAPSKPVTRKSLGHRMGGGKGPIDHYVTAVKSGRLVVEVGGHCEFGEVKPFLTQVAKKLPFPAVPISRDGLREMRQEEEEKRLNNQNPWTFERVVTSNMLGMRKYLSPYDLQLKGRYWGKFFLKHRV; encoded by the exons aTGTGGCGATGGCGGCTCCCGCGGCCGCTCCCGGCTGGAGGAG GTCCCGGCGGCGTCACCGTCCCCCGGGCGGGCCTCAAGAAGTACGTGCTGCCCCCGGACTACAGCG GTATCGTCTTCCCAGAGAGGACAAAGCTGAAGTTCATGGACAAGGTGCCGGCGGTGCCCAAGGTCAGGCGGGAGCCTCGGCAGCTGCGTGACATCCGCGGCCCGTCCCGGGAGGCCACCGACTTCACCCAGGGACAGTACGGGATCCTG GCCTTGGGGGGCGGGTACCTCCACTGGGGCCACTTCGAGATGATCCGTTTGACCATCGGCCGCGGCATGAACCCCAAGACCATGTTCGCCATCTGGCGCGTGCCGGCCCCCTCCAAGCCGGTGACGCGGAAGAGCCTGGGACACCGCATGGGGGGCGGCAAGGGCCCCATCGATCACTACGTGACGGCGGTGAAGAGCGGGCGTCTGGTGGTGGAGGTAGGCGGGCATTGCGAATTCGGGGAGGTGAAACCCTTCCTGACGCAGGTGGCCAAGAAACTGCCCTTCCCCGCCGTCCCCATCAGCCGCGACGGCCTCCGTGAGAtgcggcaggaggaggaggagaagaggctgaATAACCAAAACCCCTGGACCTTCGAGCGCGTCGTCACCTCCAACATGCTGGGGATGCGCAAGTACCTCAGCCCCTACGACCTGCAGCTAAAGGGACGCTACTGGGGCaaattttttctgaaacacaggGTGTAA
- the STX3 gene encoding syntaxin-3 isoform X5, with the protein MKDRLEQLKAKQDADDDTEELEIAVDNTAFMDEFFSEIEETRQNIDKISENVEEAKKLYSIILSAPIPEQKTKDDLEQLTAEIKKMANSVRNKLKSMERNIEQDEARSSADLRIRKSQHSVLSRKFVDVMTKYNEAQVDFRERSKGRIQRQLEITGKNTTDEELEEMLESGNPSIFTSGIMDSQISKQALSEIEGRHKDIVRLESSIKELHDMFVDIAMLVENQGAMIDRIENNMDQSVGFVERAVADTKKAVKYQSEARRKKIMIMICCIILAIILAASIGSIFA; encoded by the exons ATGAAGGACCGGCTGGAGCAGCTCAAGGCG AAGCAGGACGCGGACGATGACACCGAGGAGCTGGAGATCGCCGTCGACAACACGGCGTTCATGGACGAGTTCTTCTCGGAG ATCGAGGAGACCCGGCAAAACATCGACAAGATCTCGGAGAACGTGGAGGAGGCCAAGAAGCTCTACAGCATCATCCTCTCGGCCCCCATCCCTGAGCAGA AGACCAAAGATGATCTGGAGCAGCTGACGGCGGAGATCAAGAAAATGGCCAACAGCGTCCGCAACAAGCTGAAGA GCATGGAGAGGAACATCGAGCAGGATGAGGCACGGTCCTCCGCCGACCTGCGGATACGCAAGTCCCAG cacTCGGTCCTGTCCCGCAAGTTCGTTGACGTCATGACCAAATACAACGAGGCGCAGGTCGACTTCCGGGAGCGCAGCAAGGGCCGGATCCAGCGCCAGCTCGAGATCA CCGGCAAGAACACGACGGACGAGGAactggaggagatgctggagaGCGGGAACCCCTCCATCTTCACCTCGGGG ATCATGGACTCGCAGATCTCGAAGCAGGCGCTGAGTGAGATCGAGGGGCGGCACAAGGACATCGTGCGGTTGGAGAGCAGCATCAAGGAGCTCCACGACATGTTCGTGGACATCGCCATGCTGGTGGAGAACCAG GGAGCCATGATCGACCGCATAGAGAACAACATGGACCAGTCCGTCGGCTTCGTGGAGCGAGCCGTGGCCGACACCAAAAAGGCCGTGAAGTACCAAAGTGAGGCCAGGAGG AAGAAGATCATGATCATGATATGCTGCATCATCCTCGCCATCATCTTGGCTGCCAGCATTGGGAGCATCTTCGCCTGA
- the STX3 gene encoding syntaxin-3 isoform X6, whose product MKDRLEQLKAKQDADDDTEELEIAVDNTAFMDEFFSEIEETRQNIDKISENVEEAKKLYSIILSAPIPEQKTKDDLEQLTAEIKKMANSVRNKLKSMERNIEQDEARSSADLRIRKSQHSVLSRKFVDVMTKYNEAQVDFRERSKGRIQRQLEITGKNTTDEELEEMLESGNPSIFTSGIMDSQISKQALSEIEGRHKDIVRLESSIKELHDMFVDIAMLVENQGAMIDRIENNMDQSVGFVERAVADTKKAVKYQSEARRTLPTVPAATSPMGPSPAPRPGPPFSPLLPDLLPSAPTYRVPPRARHRCLSLHQGTPFAGAFSPARPLPAAPAVLPVPGGLSSLSLCPRHGKGTGLNYLFSLC is encoded by the exons ATGAAGGACCGGCTGGAGCAGCTCAAGGCG AAGCAGGACGCGGACGATGACACCGAGGAGCTGGAGATCGCCGTCGACAACACGGCGTTCATGGACGAGTTCTTCTCGGAG ATCGAGGAGACCCGGCAAAACATCGACAAGATCTCGGAGAACGTGGAGGAGGCCAAGAAGCTCTACAGCATCATCCTCTCGGCCCCCATCCCTGAGCAGA AGACCAAAGATGATCTGGAGCAGCTGACGGCGGAGATCAAGAAAATGGCCAACAGCGTCCGCAACAAGCTGAAGA GCATGGAGAGGAACATCGAGCAGGATGAGGCACGGTCCTCCGCCGACCTGCGGATACGCAAGTCCCAG cacTCGGTCCTGTCCCGCAAGTTCGTTGACGTCATGACCAAATACAACGAGGCGCAGGTCGACTTCCGGGAGCGCAGCAAGGGCCGGATCCAGCGCCAGCTCGAGATCA CCGGCAAGAACACGACGGACGAGGAactggaggagatgctggagaGCGGGAACCCCTCCATCTTCACCTCGGGG ATCATGGACTCGCAGATCTCGAAGCAGGCGCTGAGTGAGATCGAGGGGCGGCACAAGGACATCGTGCGGTTGGAGAGCAGCATCAAGGAGCTCCACGACATGTTCGTGGACATCGCCATGCTGGTGGAGAACCAG GGAGCCATGATCGACCGCATAGAGAACAACATGGACCAGTCCGTCGGCTTCGTGGAGCGAGCCGTGGCCGACACCAAAAAGGCCGTGAAGTACCAAAGTGAGGCCAGGAGG aCGCTTCCGACTGTCCCAGCGGCGACGTCTCCCATGGGACCCTCTCCGGCACCGCGGCCTGGCCCCCCCTTCTCCCCGCTTCTCCCGGACTTGCTGCCCTCAGCCCCCACGTACCGGGTCCCCCCCCGGGCTCGGCACCGCTGCCTCTCCCTCCACCAAGGGACCCCCTTTGCCGGAGCGTTCTCCCCTGCCAGAccactccctgcagcccccgctgtCCTGCCGGTCCCTGGGGGTCTGTCCTCCTTGTCTTTGTGTCCCCGACACGGGAAGGGGACAGGACTCaactatttattttccctttgctga
- the STX3 gene encoding syntaxin-3 isoform X1 yields MKDRLEQLKAKQDADDDTEELEIAVDNTAFMDEFFSEIEETRQNIDKISENVEEAKKLYSIILSAPIPEQKTKDDLEQLTAEIKKMANSVRNKLKSMERNIEQDEARSSADLRIRKSQHSVLSRKFVDVMTKYNEAQVDFRERSKGRIQRQLEITGKNTTDEELEEMLESGNPSIFTSGIMDSQISKQALSEIEGRHKDIVRLESSIKELHDMFVDIAMLVENQGGLLDNVEQYVMHTAEHVEQANQQTKKALQYQGQARKTLPTVPAATSPMGPSPAPRPGPPFSPLLPDLLPSAPTYRVPPRARHRCLSLHQGTPFAGAFSPARPLPAAPAVLPVPGGLSSLSLCPRHGKGTGLNYLFSLC; encoded by the exons ATGAAGGACCGGCTGGAGCAGCTCAAGGCG AAGCAGGACGCGGACGATGACACCGAGGAGCTGGAGATCGCCGTCGACAACACGGCGTTCATGGACGAGTTCTTCTCGGAG ATCGAGGAGACCCGGCAAAACATCGACAAGATCTCGGAGAACGTGGAGGAGGCCAAGAAGCTCTACAGCATCATCCTCTCGGCCCCCATCCCTGAGCAGA AGACCAAAGATGATCTGGAGCAGCTGACGGCGGAGATCAAGAAAATGGCCAACAGCGTCCGCAACAAGCTGAAGA GCATGGAGAGGAACATCGAGCAGGATGAGGCACGGTCCTCCGCCGACCTGCGGATACGCAAGTCCCAG cacTCGGTCCTGTCCCGCAAGTTCGTTGACGTCATGACCAAATACAACGAGGCGCAGGTCGACTTCCGGGAGCGCAGCAAGGGCCGGATCCAGCGCCAGCTCGAGATCA CCGGCAAGAACACGACGGACGAGGAactggaggagatgctggagaGCGGGAACCCCTCCATCTTCACCTCGGGG ATCATGGACTCGCAGATCTCGAAGCAGGCGCTGAGTGAGATCGAGGGGCGGCACAAGGACATCGTGCGGTTGGAGAGCAGCATCAAGGAGCTCCACGACATGTTCGTGGACATCGCCATGCTGGTGGAGAACCAG GGTGGGTTGCTGGATAACGTGGAGCAGTACGTGATGCACACGGCCGAGCACGTGGAGCAGGCGAACCAGCAGACCAAGAAGGCGCTCCAGTACCAGGGCCAGGCGCGCAAG aCGCTTCCGACTGTCCCAGCGGCGACGTCTCCCATGGGACCCTCTCCGGCACCGCGGCCTGGCCCCCCCTTCTCCCCGCTTCTCCCGGACTTGCTGCCCTCAGCCCCCACGTACCGGGTCCCCCCCCGGGCTCGGCACCGCTGCCTCTCCCTCCACCAAGGGACCCCCTTTGCCGGAGCGTTCTCCCCTGCCAGAccactccctgcagcccccgctgtCCTGCCGGTCCCTGGGGGTCTGTCCTCCTTGTCTTTGTGTCCCCGACACGGGAAGGGGACAGGACTCaactatttattttccctttgctga
- the STX3 gene encoding syntaxin-3 isoform X3, with amino-acid sequence MKDRLEQLKAKQDADDDTEELEIAVDNTAFMDEFFSEIEETRQNIDKISENVEEAKKLYSIILSAPIPEQKTKDDLEQLTAEIKKMANSVRNKLKSMERNIEQDEARSSADLRIRKSQHSVLSRKFVDVMTKYNEAQVDFRERSKGRIQRQLEITGKNTTDEELEEMLESGNPSIFTSGIMDSQISKQALSEIEGRHKDIVRLESSIKELHDMFVDIAMLVENQGGLLDNVEQYVMHTAEHVEQANQQTKKALQYQGQARKKMLILAAVVVLLLGIVALIIGLSVGLNKK; translated from the exons ATGAAGGACCGGCTGGAGCAGCTCAAGGCG AAGCAGGACGCGGACGATGACACCGAGGAGCTGGAGATCGCCGTCGACAACACGGCGTTCATGGACGAGTTCTTCTCGGAG ATCGAGGAGACCCGGCAAAACATCGACAAGATCTCGGAGAACGTGGAGGAGGCCAAGAAGCTCTACAGCATCATCCTCTCGGCCCCCATCCCTGAGCAGA AGACCAAAGATGATCTGGAGCAGCTGACGGCGGAGATCAAGAAAATGGCCAACAGCGTCCGCAACAAGCTGAAGA GCATGGAGAGGAACATCGAGCAGGATGAGGCACGGTCCTCCGCCGACCTGCGGATACGCAAGTCCCAG cacTCGGTCCTGTCCCGCAAGTTCGTTGACGTCATGACCAAATACAACGAGGCGCAGGTCGACTTCCGGGAGCGCAGCAAGGGCCGGATCCAGCGCCAGCTCGAGATCA CCGGCAAGAACACGACGGACGAGGAactggaggagatgctggagaGCGGGAACCCCTCCATCTTCACCTCGGGG ATCATGGACTCGCAGATCTCGAAGCAGGCGCTGAGTGAGATCGAGGGGCGGCACAAGGACATCGTGCGGTTGGAGAGCAGCATCAAGGAGCTCCACGACATGTTCGTGGACATCGCCATGCTGGTGGAGAACCAG GGTGGGTTGCTGGATAACGTGGAGCAGTACGTGATGCACACGGCCGAGCACGTGGAGCAGGCGAACCAGCAGACCAAGAAGGCGCTCCAGTACCAGGGCCAGGCGCGCAAG aagatgctgattttggcGGCGGTAGTGGTGCTCTTGCTGGGGATAGTTGCCCTCATCATCGGGCTTTCCGTGGGActaaacaagaaatag
- the STX3 gene encoding syntaxin-3 isoform X4, with protein MKDRLEQLKAKQDADDDTEELEIAVDNTAFMDEFFSEIEETRQNIDKISENVEEAKKLYSIILSAPIPEQKTKDDLEQLTAEIKKMANSVRNKLKSMERNIEQDEARSSADLRIRKSQHSVLSRKFVDVMTKYNEAQVDFRERSKGRIQRQLEITGKNTTDEELEEMLESGNPSIFTSGIMDSQISKQALSEIEGRHKDIVRLESSIKELHDMFVDIAMLVENQGGLLDNVEQYVMHTAEHVEQANQQTKKALQYQGQARKMLILAAVVVLLLGIVALIIGLSVGLNKK; from the exons ATGAAGGACCGGCTGGAGCAGCTCAAGGCG AAGCAGGACGCGGACGATGACACCGAGGAGCTGGAGATCGCCGTCGACAACACGGCGTTCATGGACGAGTTCTTCTCGGAG ATCGAGGAGACCCGGCAAAACATCGACAAGATCTCGGAGAACGTGGAGGAGGCCAAGAAGCTCTACAGCATCATCCTCTCGGCCCCCATCCCTGAGCAGA AGACCAAAGATGATCTGGAGCAGCTGACGGCGGAGATCAAGAAAATGGCCAACAGCGTCCGCAACAAGCTGAAGA GCATGGAGAGGAACATCGAGCAGGATGAGGCACGGTCCTCCGCCGACCTGCGGATACGCAAGTCCCAG cacTCGGTCCTGTCCCGCAAGTTCGTTGACGTCATGACCAAATACAACGAGGCGCAGGTCGACTTCCGGGAGCGCAGCAAGGGCCGGATCCAGCGCCAGCTCGAGATCA CCGGCAAGAACACGACGGACGAGGAactggaggagatgctggagaGCGGGAACCCCTCCATCTTCACCTCGGGG ATCATGGACTCGCAGATCTCGAAGCAGGCGCTGAGTGAGATCGAGGGGCGGCACAAGGACATCGTGCGGTTGGAGAGCAGCATCAAGGAGCTCCACGACATGTTCGTGGACATCGCCATGCTGGTGGAGAACCAG GGTGGGTTGCTGGATAACGTGGAGCAGTACGTGATGCACACGGCCGAGCACGTGGAGCAGGCGAACCAGCAGACCAAGAAGGCGCTCCAGTACCAGGGCCAGGCGCGCAAG atgctgattttggcGGCGGTAGTGGTGCTCTTGCTGGGGATAGTTGCCCTCATCATCGGGCTTTCCGTGGGActaaacaagaaatag
- the STX3 gene encoding syntaxin-3 isoform X2, whose amino-acid sequence MKDRLEQLKAKQDADDDTEELEIAVDNTAFMDEFFSEIEETRQNIDKISENVEEAKKLYSIILSAPIPEQKTKDDLEQLTAEIKKMANSVRNKLKSMERNIEQDEARSSADLRIRKSQHSVLSRKFVDVMTKYNEAQVDFRERSKGRIQRQLEITGKNTTDEELEEMLESGNPSIFTSGIMDSQISKQALSEIEGRHKDIVRLESSIKELHDMFVDIAMLVENQGGLLDNVEQYVMHTAEHVEQANQQTKKALQYQGQARKVGGCQHPWVLSACVCPPPPSLSLPVPRCPPRPVGSHDRPHREQHGPVRRLRGASRGRHQKGREVPK is encoded by the exons ATGAAGGACCGGCTGGAGCAGCTCAAGGCG AAGCAGGACGCGGACGATGACACCGAGGAGCTGGAGATCGCCGTCGACAACACGGCGTTCATGGACGAGTTCTTCTCGGAG ATCGAGGAGACCCGGCAAAACATCGACAAGATCTCGGAGAACGTGGAGGAGGCCAAGAAGCTCTACAGCATCATCCTCTCGGCCCCCATCCCTGAGCAGA AGACCAAAGATGATCTGGAGCAGCTGACGGCGGAGATCAAGAAAATGGCCAACAGCGTCCGCAACAAGCTGAAGA GCATGGAGAGGAACATCGAGCAGGATGAGGCACGGTCCTCCGCCGACCTGCGGATACGCAAGTCCCAG cacTCGGTCCTGTCCCGCAAGTTCGTTGACGTCATGACCAAATACAACGAGGCGCAGGTCGACTTCCGGGAGCGCAGCAAGGGCCGGATCCAGCGCCAGCTCGAGATCA CCGGCAAGAACACGACGGACGAGGAactggaggagatgctggagaGCGGGAACCCCTCCATCTTCACCTCGGGG ATCATGGACTCGCAGATCTCGAAGCAGGCGCTGAGTGAGATCGAGGGGCGGCACAAGGACATCGTGCGGTTGGAGAGCAGCATCAAGGAGCTCCACGACATGTTCGTGGACATCGCCATGCTGGTGGAGAACCAG GGTGGGTTGCTGGATAACGTGGAGCAGTACGTGATGCACACGGCCGAGCACGTGGAGCAGGCGAACCAGCAGACCAAGAAGGCGCTCCAGTACCAGGGCCAGGCGCGCAAGGTGGGTGGGTgccagcacccctgggtgctctcagcgtgtgtgtgtcccccccccccgtctctctctctgcctgtgccccgctgccccccgcgcCCCGTAGGGAGCCATGATCGACCGCATAGAGAACAACATGGACCAGTCCGTCGGCTTCGTGGAGCGAGCCGTGGCCGACACCAAAAAGGCCGTGAAGTACCAAAGTGA